The sequence TCCCGCTCCTGAAGCTGGGCTTCCCGGGCCCTTAAGGCCTCCTCCCTTTGGGAGAGGGATTCCTCCAGGGCATCCAGCTTCAGGGCCCGGGCGTCCAAGGCCTCACCCCGCTTGGAAAGCCTTTCCGCTTCCCGCCTAAGTTCCTCCCGCTCCCCCTTGAGGCGCTCCCTTTCCGCCTTCAGCTCCTCCTGCAGGGCTTTAAGCCTTTCCCGCTCGGCCTTAAGCTCCTCCCGCTCGGCCCTTAGGCGCTCCTCCGCCTCCTGCAAACGTTTCTTGGCCTCCGCCTCCAAGGCCTCCGTGCGGCGTTTGAGCTCCGATTCCAGCTCCTGGCGCAGGGCCTTGGCCCGCTCCTCCGCCTCCTGGCGCAGGGTTTTAGCCTCGGCCCGGGCCGCCTCCAGGATCTCCTTGGCCTCCTTTCGGGCCGCCTCGAGGGCCTCCTTGGCCTCCTCTCGGGCCGCCTCCAGAAGCCTTCTGGCCTCCACCCCCGTGCGGTCCTCCCCCTTGCGCCTAAGGAGCAAGGCCCCCAAGAGGACCAAGACCAGGAGAAAAAGCCCCAGGTCCAAAAGGGTCAGGGTCATCTACTCCTCCCCTTCCTCGCTTCCCGCCAGCACCACCTCGTGGGCCCTCTCCAGCACCTTGGCCCGGATCTCCTCCAAAAGCTCGGGCCGCTCCCGAAGGTAGTCCGCGGCCTTCTCCTTACCCTGGCCCAGGCGGGCCTCCCCGTAGGAGAACCAGCTTCCCGCCTTCTCAATGACGCCTGCGGCCACGGCCACGTTCACCAGGTCCATCACCGGGTCCAAGCCCTTGCCGAAGTAGATCTCCAGCTCCGCCTCACGGAAGGGCGGGGCCAGCTTATTCTTCACCACCTTCACCTTGACCCGTATGCCCACCGCCTCGTTGCCCACCTTGATGGGCTGGCCGCTTTTGCGCACGTCCAGGCGCACACTGGAGTAGAACTTAAGGGCCCTGCCGCCAGGGGTGGTCTCGGGGTTGCCGTACATCACCCCCACCTTCTCCCGCACCTGGTTGATGAAGATGGCGGCGGTGTTGCTCTTGGAAAGCACCGCGGTGAGCTTGCGCAGGGCCTGGCTCATAAGCCTGGCCTGCAGGCCCACGTGCTGATCCCCCATCTCCCCCTCGATCTCCGCCTTGGGCACCAAGGCGGCCACCGAGTCCACCACGATCACGTCCACCGCCCCCGAGCGGGCCAGAAGCTCCACGATCTCCAGGGCCTGCTCCCCGGTGTCGGGCTGTGAGACCAGGAGGTCTTCCACCTTTACCCCCAGCTTCTGGGCGTAAAGGGGGTCTAAGGCGTGCTCCGCATCCACAAACGCAGCTACACCCCCTTGCTTCTGGGCTTGGGCGATGATGGTGAGGGCCAAGGTGGTCTTCCCCCCGGACTCGGGGCCGTAGATCTCAATGACCCTTCCCCGGGGAATGCCCCCGATCCCCAAGGCCAGGTCCAGGCCCAAGGAGCCCGTGGGGATCACGTCCACCTGCAACTTGGGCATCTCCCCCAGGCGCATGACCGCGCCCTTGCCGAACTCCTTCTCAATGGTCTTGAGAGCGTTCTCCAGCGCTTTCCTCTTGTTCTCGTCCATGCTCACCTCGCAAAGGGAACTTTTCCAAAATGGTATAGACGGGCCCCTTGGGCTTAAGCTCCGAGCGCACCAGGGCGAACTCCGTCACTGGCCACTCCAGGCCGAAGACCACCGGGGGCACCCGGGGAGCCGGGGCCTTGCGCCGGGCCAGGGTGATGTGGGGCTTAAAGGGCTTGTCCCCACCGGCCAGGAGAGCCTCCTCCCCCAGGGTTTCCCGAACCCCCTCCCGAAGCCCTTCCGCCAACAGGGCGAACCCTTCTCCTTCCGCCTTGGCAAACCAGACCCTTGGGGTGCCCTCGTTGGGAAAGTAGCCCGTGCCCCGGATGCGGGCGGTAAAAGGGGGATGAAGCCGCCCAAGGCGGTGGCCCAAGGCCAGGAGATCCGCCAGGTCCCCTTCCGGCCTTTCCCCCAGGAAAAGAAGGGTAACGTGGAGGTGGTGGGGCGCCACCTCCCTCCACCCCTTGTAGCGGGCCACCCTTCCCTGAGCCTCCACCAAGGCCCGCTTCACCTCTTCAGGAAGAAAGATCGCGTAGAAGAGCCTCATGTTAGGAGTAAGGCCAAGGCGGCATACACGCTTCGGAGCCGCACGGTCTCCCGGTCCCCGGGGAAGCGGTAGCGGCGCACCTCCGTCCCCTTAGGCCCCGCCAGGGCCACGAAAACCGTGCCCACGGGTTGATCCTCCAAGGGGTCCGGCCCCGCCACCCCCGTGGTGGAAAGGGCATAGGTGGAACCGAAAAGCACCCGACTGGCCTCCGCCATGGCCTTGGCCGTATCGGCGGAAACCGTCTTGGAGAGGAGTTCCTCCGGCACACCGAAGCGGGCCTTGGCCCCTATGGAATAGGATACCACGCCCCCCAGGTAGAAGCGGCT is a genomic window of Thermus caldifontis containing:
- the thpR gene encoding RNA 2',3'-cyclic phosphodiesterase, producing the protein MRLFYAIFLPEEVKRALVEAQGRVARYKGWREVAPHHLHVTLLFLGERPEGDLADLLALGHRLGRLHPPFTARIRGTGYFPNEGTPRVWFAKAEGEGFALLAEGLREGVRETLGEEALLAGGDKPFKPHITLARRKAPAPRVPPVVFGLEWPVTEFALVRSELKPKGPVYTILEKFPLRGEHGREQEESAGERSQDH
- the recA gene encoding recombinase RecA — protein: MDENKRKALENALKTIEKEFGKGAVMRLGEMPKLQVDVIPTGSLGLDLALGIGGIPRGRVIEIYGPESGGKTTLALTIIAQAQKQGGVAAFVDAEHALDPLYAQKLGVKVEDLLVSQPDTGEQALEIVELLARSGAVDVIVVDSVAALVPKAEIEGEMGDQHVGLQARLMSQALRKLTAVLSKSNTAAIFINQVREKVGVMYGNPETTPGGRALKFYSSVRLDVRKSGQPIKVGNEAVGIRVKVKVVKNKLAPPFREAELEIYFGKGLDPVMDLVNVAVAAGVIEKAGSWFSYGEARLGQGKEKAADYLRERPELLEEIRAKVLERAHEVVLAGSEEGEE